A DNA window from Drosophila pseudoobscura strain MV-25-SWS-2005 chromosome 2, UCI_Dpse_MV25, whole genome shotgun sequence contains the following coding sequences:
- the LOC4802373 gene encoding nuclear envelope pore membrane protein POM 121 codes for MNHQARLSLSIMSPHHSNPIADSTRIDGSPVAHRHSPANLIHRTMSLERSQSTTNGTPGNRTASSTTTMSRQKLNLSLMDPKTFADVHSSGLASRIVAYHNDSTLGGRRGLQRSISVSNLYNPLKQPRRTPSSPLPYRPSPPSLSMTRIAPPERSFYCGSTLPGLLRSNSVVGVHKVSNNEHEQLSRENRPILHPHPPQHESEPTRSVLEELKEISRKRINSGDTQKQHEIFKRSCHRIGDFVDHHHHPPPATTFKRQRELSVAVPLRHNHAATMVPPLAPPTQTQHHLQPTEAVSPEQLAKRRNCSYNNDIASSLSSSRRHVTKRKLYDMRESMRQTSMEGTANGSSPENSPSAPVSKMQRKTDAEPIAIAKSMPIVGVPVVAPSRTISAPAMGQQHQINAELHSNTAVDLPLAASKPKLTLFNTKQTQQQVQEQTKHYDLESPDVDAGEYAGINFVKPKQQNSLSGVKNPSVERTHKTKLAIMLSGLRGEIYQGEEEEPDEMDAPVSPKTPIKPIVLTTTKAVSPNTATKVSPSTITKTTTTSSSDKPIILSDKVIAPAPGTGTATATATATTTMTNGLQPKLLFGQAPTSATAAAAEAASPNESSKETPTAVNTAPTTSSSPAATPVLTFGSQKSTATVIGAPLKTTSVFAPTSSAQAPVLSFGKAPPVDTATPFKLESNPTNKMNGIPTNGIATTSASTPAATASPAAMTFGSTTTNNAPSTAAFMFGKTESSAPAAAKPPVFSFGGSTASAPTPTQTPTPTATATPSPATGTGTSLFGNPQPHNNSFGSAFKQPEANKAATTVPEPAKPSAIIGVKPNFGGNSFGSAFKQPAATVTATATTTAAEPTKAFSFTGTTSTAAATTSNLFSFGSAAVAKPAEPAPAPAPAPAPAPAPTSGNIFGQSATASTPALFSFGGAAAASASAAAPNTIKETKPAFAFGGDASATTAVQSNGSNSSGSNNLFNFGAGVTSGAPPSFGGASSTNAPSKSAFSFSTAQKPTSQIGNNAAATAAKPFAFGGGQPQVPGTTASTAGSAASPGGFSFVAAAGKKEAATIGASLFGTPNNASTGVKPSFSFGGSSNNQQPNNAATSTPSAGQQQQSAPGQPGAFSFAAVAKKETSGASIFGQPAAAAAPSASIKPSFSFGGSSNNTQNAPSAHVAAPSFGGFGAPAVPATSNQSKPFAFGGTTTAAPNATPAIGGNLFVNAVSAVQNQAKPGGFSFGGTTTKTNAPAPPGNAPFSFGGAAAGGMASPPSSQNVNTAKPFSFGGGVSAFGSPSPSPVQAAAATNPGAGAFSFGSPAPPSASVAPGMSQQINAGNMFALPPSTSEQRPIRRATRRLQK; via the exons ATGAACCATCAGGCGCGCTTAAGTTTGAGCATCATGTCACCGCATCACAGCAATCCGATTGCTGACTCTACCAGAATTGATGGGAGTCCAGT AGCTCATCGTCATTCGCCGGCGAATCTCATACACAGAACTATGAGTCTCGAACGGAGCCAAAGCACAACTAATGGCACCCCGGGGAACCGCACCGCATCATCGACAACAACAATGTCGCGACAGAAACTGAACCTCAGTCTGATGGATCCCAA AACATTTGCGGATGTGCACAGCAGTGGACTGGCCTCTCGGATTGTTGCATATCATAACGACAGCACCTTGGGCGGCCGTCGTGGCCTTCAGCGCAGCATATCTGTGAGCAATCTGTACAATCCACTGAAGCAGCCAAGAAGGACCCCGTCGTCCCCACTGCCGTACAGACCATCGCCACCGTCACTGTCCATGACTCGAATCGCGCCGCCAGAGCGCAGTTTCTACTGCGGTAGCACGCTGCCCGGCCTGCTGCGTTCCAATTCGGTGGTGGGTGTCCACAAGGTGTCCAATAATGAACACGAACAGCTATCACGGGAAAATCGCCCCATCCTGCATCCACATCCGCCGCAGCATGAGAGCGAGCCCACCAGGAGTGTTCTGGAAGAACTCAAAGAGATCTCCCGGAAGCGTATCAACAGTGGG GACACACAAAAGCAGCACGAGATTTTCAAGAGGAGCTGCCATCGCATCGGCGACTTTGTGGACCATCATCACCATCCGCCTCCCGCGACAACTTTCAAAAGGCAACGAGAGCTGAGCGTGGCAGTTCCACTGAGACACAATCATGCGGCGACAATGGTGCCACCGCTGGCGCCGCCGACACAAACGCAGCATCACCTGCAGCCCACTGAGGCCGTTTCACCGGAGCAGCTGGCAAAGCGGCGCAACTGTAGCTACAACAATGACATCGCCTCCTCGTTGAGTTCCAGCCGGCGGCACGTGACCAAGCGCAAGCTGTACGACATGAGGGAAAGCATGCGGCAGACGAGCATGGAGGGCACAGCCAACGGCAGCTCGCCCGAGAACTCCCCCAGCGCACCAGTGTCCAAGATGCAGCGCAAGACAGACGCAGAACCCATAGCCATAGCAAAGAGTATGCCGATTGTAGGAGTACCAGTAGTGGCGCCCTCACGCACCATCTCAGCACCGGCTATGGGACAGCAGCACCAGATAAATGCAGAACTACACAGCAACACCGCAGTGGATCTGCCATTGGCTGCCTCCAAACCGAAACTCACGCTTTTCAATACCAAGCAAACACAACAGCAGGTGCAAGAGCAGACCAAACATTACGATCTTGAGAGTCCCGACGTGGATGCTGGCGAATACGCGGGCATAAATTTTGTGAAGCCCAAGCAGCAGAACTCCTTGAGTGGCGTCAAGAATCCCAGCGTCGAGCGCACACATAAAACGAAGCTGGCCATTATGCTGAGTGGCCTGCGCGGCGAGATCTACCagggagaagaagaagaaccagACGAAATGGACGCCCCCGTCAGTCCAAAGACACCCATCAAACCGATTGTTCTGACGACAACCAAAGCGGTATCACCCAACACAGCGACCAAAGTCAGCCCCTCGACAATAACCAAGACCACGACAACGTCCAGCAGTGACAAGCCAATTATATTGAGTGACAAGGTGATCGCACCAGCtccaggaacaggaacagcaacagcaacagccacagctaccACGACTATGACAAATGGCTTGCAGCCGAAGCTTCTCTTTGGCCAAGCACCAACatcagcgacagcagcagcggcagaagcggCATCACCCAACGAGTCATCGAAAGAAACGCCAACTGCTGTCAACACAGCCCCAACAACATCGAGCTCACCTGCAGCCACACCAGTACTGACATTCGGAAGTCAAAAATCCACTGCCACGGTTATCGGGGCCCCTTTGAAAACAACATCAGTCTTTGCCCCCACAAGCAGTGCTCAAGCGCCCGTACTGTCATTTGGCAAAGCGCCGCCAGTAGACACTGCAACACCATTCAAACTGGAAAGCAATCCCACAAACAAGATGAATGGAATACCAACCAATGGGATAGCAACTACATCGGCGTCTACACCTGCAGCGACTGCTAGCCCAGCAGCAATGACCTTCGGAAGCACCACCACAAACAATGCGCCAAGCACAGCGGCGTTTATGTTTGGAAAAACAGAGTCCagtgcaccagcagcagccaagccTCCTGTCTTCAGTTTTGGGGGTAGTACAGCATCtgcaccaacaccaacacaaacaccaacaccaacagcaacagcaacaccatctccagcaacaggaacaggaacatcTTTGTTTGGGAACCCACAGCCACATAACAACAGCTTTGGCAGCGCATTTAAGCAGCCCGAAGCGAACAAAGCCGCCACAACAGTTCCAGAGCCAGCAAAGCCGTCAGCCATAATCGGAGTTAAGCCGAATTTCGGTGGCAACAGTTTTGGCAGCGCATTCAAGCAGCCtgcagccacagtcacagccacagccacaaccacagctGCGGAGCCAACAAAGGCATTCAGTTTCACGGGAACAACGAGCACAGCGGCTGCGACCACATCAAACCTCTTTTCATTTGGAAGTGCAGCAGTCGCAAAGCCAGCAgaaccggcaccggcaccggcaccagcaccagcaccagcgccagcgcccACCTCAGGTAACATCTTTGGGCAGAGTGCAACTGCCAGTACACCCGCACTGTTTTCTTTTGGtggtgctgcagcagcatcagcatcagcagcagcaccaaacACCATCAAGGAAACAAAGCCAGCATTTGCATTCGGAGGCGATGCCAGCGCGACAACAGCTGTGCAATCcaatggcagcaacagcagcggcagcaacaatttgTTCAACTTCGGTGCAGGCGTCACGAGTGGAGCCCCTCCTTCCTTTGGCGGCGCCTCATCGACCAATGCCCCATCAAAAAGTGCCTTCAGCTTCAGTACAGCTCAGAAACCAACCTCTCAGATCGGCAATaatgcagctgcaacagccgCAAAACCATTTGCATTTGGTGGCGGACAGCCACAGGTCCCTGGAACAACCGCATCCACCGCTGGCTCAGCTGCATCGCCCGGAGGATTCTCCTTTGTGGCCGCTGCAGGGAAGAAGGAGGCAGCAACCATTGGAGCGAGTCTTTTTGGAACACCGAACAACGCCAGCACAGGCGTTAAGCCGAGCTTTAGTTTCGGTggaagcagcaacaatcagCAACCCAACAATGCGGCAACCTCAACCCCCTcagcagggcagcagcagcagtcggccCCGGGTCAGCCGGGAGCATTCTCCTTTGCCGCTGTCGCCAAGAAGGAGACCAGTGGCGCCAGCATTTTTGGCCagcccgccgccgccgccgcccccagCGCGTCCATCAAGCCGAGCTTCAGTTttggtggcagcagcaacaacactcAAAATGCACCATCAGCACATGTTGCGGCGCCAAGCTTTGGCGGATTTGGGGCACCTGCCGTGCCCGCTACTAGCAATCAAAGCAAACCCTTTGCATTTGGTGGCACCACAACCGCGGCGCCCAATGCCACTCCTGCCATAGGCGGCAACTTGTTTGTCAATGCGGTGAGCGCCGTGCAGAACCAGGCCAAGCCGGGAGGTTTCTCGTTTGGCGGAACAACAACCAAGACCAACGCCCCGGCACCACCGGGCAACGCTCCATTCTCGTTCGGAGGAGCGGCAGCTGGCGGCATGGCCTCTCCGCCCAGCAGCCAGAACGTTAACACGGCGAAGCCGTTCAGCTTTGGCGGCGGTGTCAGTGCTTTCGGAAGCCCCAGTCCGTCGCCGGTTCAggctgcagcagccaccaaTCCAGGAGCAGGGGCCTTCAGTTTCGGTAGCCCCGCCCCACCATCGGCGAGTGTGGCGCCCGGCATGTCTCAGCAAATCAATGCCGGCAATATGTTCGCCCTGCCGCCGAGCACTTCGGAGCAACGCCCCATCCGACGAGCCACCAGGCGGCTGCAGAAGTAG
- the LOC6897580 gene encoding zinc finger protein 808-like, producing MRANLFSLLINKNRKMSEQCRCCANAICGTTANIFQMENIEMLEVLQAVSGINFVNDPGLPSCICVYCLHDLDQTIAFRNRIRTQANLLQQQRRGKSPSKISKWHMPNVDEDKPSDDVHVSFDGKEDLSYGFPESHENSDSLALRLKEEPHDEENKQPIYADDRDSPMRSRLKELEENNFGDQTPDADYNAQVQVDDSLIASLKKELEEVDFTESDAEKTSQPRKLSNRGSNSNSPTSLLTESKQRSLAEKPIECAVLKKKKKRRTIEKSFKCKACSEQFLTPGIRNRHERVSCPVIMETLTDDKRFKCKHCSKHFSSSGNRKHHERTHLTFSCEICGTAFRYKYWLKLHLSKVHNQTGEKIFQCDPCEKTFSRNHQLERHLATIVHQQAVNGPNAIRKKRYTTHI from the exons ATGCGCgcaaatttattttctttgttgataaacaaaaatagaaaaatgtcGGAACAATGTCGATGTTGTGCAAATGCAATATGTGGCACAACAGCCAATATATTCCAGATGGAGAACATTGAAATGTTGGAGGTTCTCCAAGCAGTGAGTGGGATCAAT TTCGTGAATGATCCGGGTCTTCCCAGCTGCATATGCGTTTATTGTTTACACGATTTGGATCAGACAATCGCGTTCCGAAATCGCATTCGGACCCAAGCGAacttgctgcagcagcaacgtcGTGGAAAATCTCCGTCCAAAATATCAAAGTGGCACATGCCAAATGTGGACGAGGACAAGCCCTCGGATGATGTTCACGTTTCCTTTGATGGGAAGGAAGACTTGTCTTATGGATTTCCAGAATCGCATGAGAATTCCGACTCCTTGGCTCTGCGTCTGAAAGAGGAGCCACACGACGAAGAGAATAAACAACCAATATACGCTGATGATCGCGACTCCCCGATGAGATCCCGACTAAAGGAGCTAGAAGAAAATAATTTCGGAGACCAAACACCGGATGCGGATTATAATGCACAAGTACAGGTTGATGACTCCCTGATTGCGAGTCTGAAAAAGGAGTTGGAAGAAGTTGATTTCACCGAAAGTGATGCTGAGAAGACATCACAGCCTCGGAAACTCTCAAACAGAGGGTCCAACTCTAATAGTCCAACTTCTTTGCTCACTGAAAGCAAGCAACGCAGCTTAGCGGAGAAGCCAATTGAATGCGC AGTCctgaaaaagaagaagaaacgaAGAACGATCGAGAAATCATTTAAGTGCAAGGCCTGTTCGGAACAATTTTTGACTCCTGGCATCAGAAACCGTCATGAAAG AGTTAGTTGCCCAGTGATTATGGAAACGCTCACGGATGATAAACGATTCAAGTGTAAGCACTGTTCGAAACACTTTTCGAGTTCTGGCAACAGAAAACATCATGAAAG AACTCACTTAACGTTTTCCTGCGAGATTTGTGGCACGGCATTCCGCTATAAGTATTGGTTGAAATTGCATCTTTCGAAGGTCCACAATCAAACGGGGGAAAAGATCTTTCA ATGCGATCCTTGCGAGAAAACGTTCTCACGTAATCACCAACTAGAGAGACATCTCGCCACGATAGTCCACCAGCAAGCTGTGAATGGGCCCAATGCTATACGAAAAAAGAGATATACTACGCATATATAA
- the Zaf1 gene encoding zinc finger and SCAN domain-containing protein 31 — MEISIKWSMCRTCKSEETTNLQSLFNSDAPKYLNEYAGLNVVLDDGLPDKICAACIHMLEEVHKFVTTCKQADEQLKSLVRQAMSSSVFKIPKSTEAVVEKRRRARKQMILERQEEDHKIDYSGDSILADESSLDDGIETLVELSQDSPTVQDSPAFHTHMNESSEENAGYLTSTDSIEYKINDQVNGDVALCINVGSYEDYLAENDNAQDNSTIKPQPSTEYEIDLAVACVPERHRCIVCSNTYNSSSKLADHMRTHLNERSYECEVCFKRFSASCNLNTHIRTHTGEKPYKCEHCLRCFADRSTHRKHERMHTNERPYACHICQKTFALSSTRKAHILTHSKEKAHACLKCNKKFRLPHQLKAHLNTHAHMMMVFEDRDPSS; from the exons ATGGAGATCAGCATCAAGTGGAGCATGTGTAGAACGTGCAAAAGCGAGGAAACGACAAATCTGCAGTCGCTGTTCAATTCTGATGCCCCCAAGTATTTGAACGAGTATGCGGGGCTCAAT GTGGTTCTGGACGATGGCTTGCCTGATAAAATATGCGCAGCATGCATTCACATGTTGGAGGAAGTGCACAAATTTGTCACCACCTGCAAGCAGGCCGATGAGCAGCTTAAAAGTCTCGTACGCCAGGCAATGTCCTCGTCGGTGTTTAAAATACCCAAAAGTACAGAGGCCGTCGTTGAAAAGCGAAGGCGTGCGAGGAAACAAATGATATTAGAAAGACAGGAGGAGGATCACAAAATTGACTATTCCGGGGACAGTATTTTAGCAGACGAATCAAGTCTGGACGACGGAATTGAAACCCTCGTTGAATTATCACAAGATTCGCCTACAGTGCAAGATTCGCCTGCATTTCACACACATATGAACGAGTCTTCTGAAGAAAATGCGGGCTATCTGACCTCCACAGACAGCatagaatacaaaataaacGACCAGGTTAATGGGGACGTTGCATTATGCATTAACGTGGGCTCATATGAAGATTATCTCGCAGAAAACGACAATGCACAGGATAATTCTACAATAAAGCCGCAACCTTCCACCGAATATGAAATAGATCTCGCAGTAGCCTGTGTTCCGGAAAGACACAGGTGCATTGTCTGCAGCAACACCTACAACAGTTCGTCAAAGTTAGCTGACCACATGCGCACCCACCTAAACGAGCGATCATACGAATGCGA agtTTGCTTCAAACGCTTCAGCGCCAGCTGTAACCTGAACACACACATCAGAACCCACACGGGGGAGAAGCCTTATAAATGTGAACATTGCTTGCGATGCTTTGCCGATCGCAGCACACATCGAAAGCACGAACG GATGCACACGAATGAGCGACCATATGCCTGCCACATTTGCCAAAAAACCTTTGCCCTATCCTCCACCCGAAAGGCACACATTCTAACGCACTCGAAGGAAAAGGCCCACGCATGtttaaaatgcaacaaaaaattccGCTTGCCGCACCAGTTAAAAGCCCACCTAAACACTCACGCACATATGATGATGGTATTCGAGGATCGTGATCCCTCGTCATAG
- the LOC4802372 gene encoding zinc finger protein 91: protein MRNKICRICGGHEASINLFCPKNGHLIRQILSITGVGLNEKAGLSSHMCDKCVFDLDCAIKFRQRCIISEKRNLEKVNSEPKDEEDAESDKESNELNTDEEISDDCALEYESEKCTETSMKRKHSKYAEPYICDDCGKTINSWSNFQEHKLRHTGVKNFECQFSECGKRFATRKELVRHQRCHTGEKPFVCSYCSRRFSDASSREEHHRRHRNEKRFECKTCGKSFVSSGCLRKHVLTHASADERKYLCGVCNKRFLRIAHLQNHLTTTTHLEKALEASQTVVHENNPSITSIP from the exons ATGCGCAATAAGATCTGTCGCATTTGCGGTGGCCATGAGGCTTCGATAAACCTGTTCTGCCCAAAGAACGGACACTTGATCCGCCAAATTCTATCCATTACTGGGGTCGGG CTAAATGAAAAAGCAGGTCTCTCCAGCCATATGTGCGATAAGTGCGTTTTCGACTTGGACTGTGCCATAAAGTTCCGGCAGCGATGCATCATCTCGGAGAAGCGTAATCTGGAAAAAGTCAATTCGGAACCTAAGGATGAGGAGGATGCCGAATCTGATAAAGAGTCTAATGAGCTGAACACCGATGAGGAGATATCTGATGATTGTGCTTTGGAATATGAATCAGAAAAATGCACGGAAACGAGCATGAAGCGAAAACACAGCAAATATGCCGAGCCCTATATATGCGATGACTGTGGAAAGACCATCAACAGTTGGAGCAACTTTCAAGAACACAAACTGCGGCATACAGGAGTCAAAAACTTCGAGTGTCAGTTCAG TGAGTGCGGCAAACGTTTCGCCACTCGCAAGGAGTTGGTGCGACACCAGCGCTGCCACACAGGAGAGAAGCCCTTCGTCTGTAGCTACTGCTCCCGTCGATTTTCCGACGCGAGCTCTCGCGAAGAGCACCACAGACGCCACCGGAATGAAAAGCGGTTCGAGTGTAAAACGTGTGGCAAGAGCTTTGTCAGCTCTGGCTGCCTGAGGAAGCACGTATTAACGCACGCATCAGCTGACGAGCGCAAATATCT CTGTGGTGTTTGCAACAAGCGCTTCTTACGCATAGCCCACTTGCAAAATCATTTGACTACCACCACTCACTTGGAAAAGGCTCTGGAGGCATCTCAGACAGTCGTGCATGAAAATAACCCATCAATCACAAGCATTCCTTAG
- the LOC4802370 gene encoding zinc finger protein 248: protein MPEYMLCRICLTEDLSLDGMTTLFDEQNIECPELVRKIEEVGSIKLAPLQDMTSMLCFSCMERLTISHKFRELIQASERAFSNNVVKAEMKSEPTDDSTSIEMHHIEYVYEAASEFIDADGDIELDTMLEERLEDGIADAETSYDDDINNVVEEINENDLLIENASDSDYDPSERLRKPKIRKTRLAKRGRGRPRNTTPENGQEKAHGVYKSSEEPTNIMCEICGNIYSKRAALNIHMRRHMAEKPFECEICSKTFAGPSELNRHIRVHTGEKPFRCKYCARMFADRSSNIRHERTHTNERPFACGTCGKSFSYSNVLKNHMLTHTGEKPFLCQPCNKTFSRKHQLEQHIGTMTHQQTMRALETNEVMRVSEIY from the exons ATGCCCGAGTACATGCTTTGTAGGATCTGTTTAACAGAAGATTTAAGTTTGGACGGAATGACGACCCTATTCGACGAGCAGAATATCGAGTGCCCAGAGCTCGTGCGCAAAATTGAAGAAGTTGGCAGCATCAAG CTAGCCCCACTTCAGGACATGACAAGCATGCTGTGCTTTAGTTGCATGGAGCGGCTTACGATTTCGCACAAATTTCGGGAATTGATCCAGGCGAGCGAGCGAGCTTTTTCCAACAATGTTGTCaag GCGGAGATGAAATCCGAACCTACAGACGATTCCACGAGCATAGAAATGCATCACATCGAATATGTCTACGAGGCAGCAAGCGAATTCATTGATGCCGATGGGGATATTGAACTAGACACAATGCTTGAAGAGCGTTTGGAGGATGGAATTGCAGATGCTGAAACCTCATACGACGACGACATAAATAATGTGGTGGAGGAGATTAATGAAAATGACCTGCTGATAGAAAACGCCAGCGATAGTGACTACGATCCGAGTGAGCGTCTCCGCAAGCCCAAGATCCGCAAAACACGCCTCGCCAAACGCGGTCGTGGGCGACCACGGAACACCACACCGGAAAATGGTCAGGAAAAAGCACACGGTGTGTACAAGTCCAGCGAAGAGCCCACAAATATCATGTGCGAAATCTGTGGAAACATCTACTCCAAAAGAGCAGCCCTCAACATTCACATGCGCCGTCACATGGCGGAGAAGCCTTTTGAATGCGA AATCTGCAGTAAAACGTTTGCCGGTCCCTCGGAGCTAAATCGCCATATACGAGTACACACGGGCGAGAAGCCATTCAGGTGTAAATACTGCGCCCGCATGTTCGCGGATCGAAGCTCCAACATACGGCATGAACG GACTCATACAAATGAACGGCCCTTTGCCTGCGGAACTTGTGGCAAGTCCTTCTCTTATTCGAATGTGCTAAAGAACCATATGCTTACACACACGGGGGAGAAGCCGTTCTT GTGTCAGCCCTGCAACAAAACCTTTTCACGTAAGCACCAGCTTGAGCAACACATCGGCACGATGACCCACCAGCAAACTATGAGAGCGCTCGAGACAAACGAGGTTATGCGGGTTTCGGAAATATACTAG
- the LOC4802369 gene encoding zinc finger protein 239, with the protein MTLQCRACGGVIYNTNAKNLFQKKNSKLLLNIQLVSGILLINDPELPSCICAGCLHDLCQAIAFRNLCIETQENLLQNRSRSPTELATDYDEDTEIKHEIEMDNELAMSSGDLDDSFQNMDDLLEEFPDNDADDPPDKNIDEVVEDTAQDADTLITSLRKELDSIYDSSDDENGLNELIEFSDNNSNGRSSPTSIASNNVSPPPATKTKKRGRPKKVATAIPARRAKKQYTTWKNLTEEEIIERKRQQRRRDCVCEQCGRHFTDQSNFKLHMLRHTGIKNFACQDCGKKYYTDHLLSLHQRIVHRGEKPYTCKYCGKSFHNSTTRVIHERIHTNARPYACNYCNKCFSSASGRKRHELTHTDVRAFYCATCDQTFQRNTHLKAHLQSKIHVMRAKQKELD; encoded by the exons ATGACGCTGCAATGCCGAGCCTGCGGGGGCGTCATCTACAATACGAATGCCAAAAATCTATTCCAGAAGAAGAATTCTAAGCTGTTGCTGAACATCCAATTAGTGTCTGGGATCTTG CTCATAAATGATCCGGAGCTTCCCAGTTGCATATGCGCGGGTTGTTTGCACGACTTATGTCAGGCCATCGCGTtcagaaatctctgcatcGAGACTCAGGAGAACTTGCTGCAGAATCGCAGCAGGTCTCCTACGGAGTTGGCGACGGACTATGATGAGGACACAGAAATTAAGCATGAGATTGAAATGGATAATGAGCTTGCCATGTCGTCGGGTGATCTAGACGATTCTTTTCAAAATATGGATGACTTGCTCGAGGAGTTCCCAGATAATGATGCCGACGATCCACCAGACAAAAATATTGATGAGGTGGTTGAGGACACTGCACAGGATGCAGACACTCTGATTACGAGTCTGAGGAAAGAGCTTGACAGCATTTATGATAGCAGTGATGACGAAAACGGGCTCAACGAATTAATAGAATTCTCTGACAACAACTCAAACGGCAGATCCTCTCCAACCAGCATAGCTTCCAACAATGTCTCTCCTCCGCCGGCTaccaaaacaaagaaaagaggACGACCAAAGAAAGTGGCAACTGCAATTCCCGCTAGAAGAGCCAAGAAACAATATACGACTTGGAAAAATTTGACAGAGGAGGAGATAATCGAAAGAAAGCGGCAGCAGCGTCGCCGGGATTGTGTCTGCGAGCAGTGCGGCAGGCACTTCACCGATCAGAGCAACTTCAAATTGCACATGCTGAGGCATACGGGCATAAAGAATTTTGCATGCCAGGACTGTGGTAAAAAGTACTACACCGATCATTTGCTGTCGCTCCACCAAAGGATCGTTCACAGAGGAGAAAAGCCCTATACCTGTAAATATTGCGGCAAGAGTTTTCACAATAGCACAACCCGCGTAATACACGAGCG AATTCATACAAATGCCCGACCGTATGCCTGTAACTATTGCAATAAATGTTTCAGCTCGGCTTCTGGTCGCAAGCGGCATGAGCTAACACACACTGACGTGAGGGCGTTTTA TTGCGCCACCTGCGATCAAACTTTCCAGCGCAATACACACTTAAAGGCTCATCTTCAGTCCAAGATTCATGTTAtgagagcaaaacaaaaggagcTCGATTAA